A portion of the Poecilia reticulata strain Guanapo linkage group LG23, Guppy_female_1.0+MT, whole genome shotgun sequence genome contains these proteins:
- the shank3b gene encoding SH3 and multiple ankyrin repeat domains protein 3 gives MPLSPTADTKHDRPRQQAVTNGNPTGSAVARDDDGEDPPSGNSVVVRIGIPDLQQTKCLRLDPELPVWTSKQRVLVTLTQSLSDVLNYGLFQPAFNGRAGKFLDEERLLKEYPLPNITPIPYLEFRYKRRVYTQSYVDDKQLAKLHTKANLKRFMEHVHQKNAEKVAKWLEKGLDPNFHDSDSGECPLTLAVQLEDSCELIKVLRSGGAHLDFRTRDGITALHRAVLCRNSVALTTLLDLGASPDYKDSRGLTPLYHSAMVGGAPYCCELLLQDHATIGITDENGWQEIHQACRYGNVQHLEHLLFYGADMSSQNASGNTALHLCALYNQDSCARVLLFRGANKDIKNYNNQTAFQVAIIAGNFDLAEIIKIHKTSDVVPFRETPSYTKRRRVGATRTPAGNGLSSPRSLIRSASDNALESPASSPGPSLQSLETHHDSHTHSLRRHPRRLRYAPLHPHRAAVRPAPLTGVSPRSPGGGGHMETSPPSSPPHTPQMRKRRLYSAVPGRTFIATRSHVPQGPGEIQLHRGERVKVLSIGEGGFWEGTVKGRTGWFPADCVEEVQMRQYDPRLETREDRTKRLFRHYTVGSYDNYTSYSDYVIEEKTAVLQKRESEGFGFVLRGAKAETPIEEFAPTPAFPALQYLESVDQGGVAWRAGLRTGDFLIEVNGSDVVKVGHRQVVSLIRQGGSRLLMKVVSVSRKSETNLIRKKAPPPPKRAPSTSLTLRSKSMTADLEEIARRRRYEKLDEMLAGGQQEVVLRARPSDDFRAATVKQRPMSRRITQAEINSLFERQGLVPPSAPEKSTMPLPRGMSRTKSFGTPDDDRISALIHESRFPRSSSLTDGSIPPPPQTAPPPPPSPSALYLFDSGPPPSFLPPPPPARGEGLTRSSFKPGAEPRLQELSDARSHAHAERQRKARSMIILQDTPPPQPDGHAAGASLHTATQTSTLSLHSTSPALGHSPLSRRRGRPIENPYANVGHQAAPNKPQRRKSPLLKQLPVEEQGLGIKDDPCKPDGGGLMSPSRAELYQQQVLSERARVQGRRSSLFLSVEGAGSDSQAPPLLTQSHSMDDLGELPPPAPVLSPSPTPHTFLHPLTGKPLGQTHFHFGVTNVLKGPAV, from the exons ATGCCTCTGAGTCCGACCGCTGACACCAAACATGATCGCCCGCGGCAACAGGCGGTTACTAACGGCAACCCAACAGGCTCTGCTGTCGCCAGGGACGACGACGGGGAGGACCCGCCCTCTGGAAACAGCGTCGTGGTCCGAATCGGGATCCCGGACCTGCAGCAGACG AAGTGTTTGCGGTTGGACCCAGAGTTACCAGTTTGGACCAGTAAGCAGAGGGTTCTGGTGACGTTGACTCAGTCTCTGTCGGATGTTTTGAACTATGGTCTCTTCCAGCCGGCGTTCAACGGCCGAGCCGGAAAGTTTCTGGACGAGGAGCGCCTGCTGAAGGAGTATCCTCTGCCCAACATCACTCCCATCCCATATCTGGAG ttTCGCTATAAGAGACGAGTTTACACTCAGAGCTATGTTGATGACAAACAGCTGGCAAAGCTTCACACTAAG GCCAATCTGAAGCGATTCATGGAACATGTTCACCAGAAGAATGCAGAGAAAGTGGCCAAATGGTTGGAGAAAGGCCTGGACCCGAACTTCCACGACTCGGACAGCGGAG AGTGCCCTTTGACCCTGGCTGTCCAGCTGGAGGACAGCTGTGAGCTCATCAAGGTTCTGCGCAGCGGCGGGGCCCACCTGGACTTCAGAACCAGAGACGGCATCACGGCTCTGCACCGGGCCGTTCTGTGCAGGAACAGCGTCGCCCTGACG ACCCTGCTGGACCTCGGCGCGTCGCCGGACTACAAGGACAGCAGAGGCCTGACGCCGCTCTACCACTCTGCCATGGTGGGCGGCGCCCCCTACTGTTgcgagctgctgctgcaggaccaCGCCACCAttg gGATCACTGATGAGAACGGGTGGCAGGAAATCCACcag GCGTGTCGCTATGGCAACGTGCAGCACTTGGAGCACCTGCTGTTCTACGGCGCCGACATGAGTTCCCAGAATGCCTCAGGAAACACGGCGCTGCACCTGTGTGCCTTGTACAAccag GACAGCTGCGCCCGGGTTCTGCTGTTCAGAGGAGCCAACAAGGACATAAAGAACTACAACAACCAGACGGCCTTTCAG GTGGCGATCATCGCTGGGAACTTTGATTTGGCTGAAATCATCAAGATCCACAAAACGTCTGATGTTG TTCCCTTCAGAGAAACCCCGTCCTATACCAAGCGCCGCCGGGTCGGCGCCACCAGAACCCCAGCCGGGAACGGCCTGTCGTCTCCTCGCTCTCTGATTCGCTCGGCCAGCGACAACGCCCTGGAAAGCCCCGCCTCCTCGCCCGGCCCCTCCCTCCAGAGCCTGGAGACGCATCACGACTCGCACACTCACTCCCTGAGACGCCACCCGCGCCGCCTCAGGTACGCCCCGCTGCATCCGCACCGCGCTGCGGTCCGACCAGCGCCTCTTACCGGTGTGTCGCCCCGCAGCCCCGGTGGGGGGGGCCACATGGAGACCAGCCCGCCCTCCTCGCCCCCCCACACGCCgcagatgaggaagaggaggctctACAGCGCTGTGCCGGGACGCACCTTCATCGCCACACGGTCCCACGTCCCTCAGGGGCCCGGAGAGATCCAGCTGCACCGGGGCGagcgggtcaaag TGCTGTCGATCGGCGAAGGAGGCTTCTGGGAGGGAACGGTGAAGGGCAGAACCGGCTGGTTTCCTGCCGACTGCGTGGAGGAAGTCCAGATGAGACAATATGACCCGCGATTGG AGACGAGAGAGGACCGAACGAAGCGGCTGTTCAGACACTACACCGTGGGCTCCTACGACAACTACACCTCCTACAG CGACTATGTGATCGAGGAGAAGACGGCTGTGCTGCAGAAGAGAGAAAGCGAAGGATTCGGCTTCGTCCTGCGAGGAGCTAAAG CTGAGACGCCCATCGAGGAGTTTGCTCCCACGCCGGCGTTTCCTGCTCTGCAGTACCTGGAGTCTGTGGATCAGGGGGGCGTGGCCTGGAGGGCGGGGCTAAGGACCGGAGACTTCCTGATAGAG GTGAACGGCAGCGACGTGGTGAAGGTGGGTCACCGCCAGGTCGTCTCTCTGATCCGGCAGGGAGGAAGTCGCCTGCTGATGAAGGTCGTCTCGGTTTCCAGGAAGTCAGAAACCAACCTGATCAGGAAGAAAG CTCCGCCCCCTCCGAAGCGAGCCCCTAGCACGTCGCTGACGCTGCGGTCCAAGTCCATGACGGCCGACCTGGAGGAGATCG CCAGGAGGCGCCGTTACG AGAAACTGGACGAGATGCTGGCCGGAggtcaacaggaagtggttctgAGGGCCCGCCCCTCCGATGACTTCAGGGCGGCGACGGTCAAGCAGCGGCCGATGAGCCGACGCATCACGCAGGCGGAGATCAAC TCCCTGTTTGAGCGCCAGGGTCTGGTCCCGCCCTCCGCCCCGGAGAAGAGCACCATGCCGCTGCCCAGAGGGATGTCCAGAACCAAGAGCTTCG GCACGCCGGACGACGACAGGATCTCGGCTCTGATCCACGAGAGCCGTTTCCCTCGCAGCTCGTCTCTGACGGACGGCTCCATCCCGCCGCCCCCTCAGACGGCTCCGCCCCCGCCGCCGTCCCCCTCTGCGCTGTACCTGTTCGACTCCGGCCCGCCGCCGTCCTtcctgccgccgccgccgccggccCGAGGCGAGGGCCTGACTCGCTCCAGCTTCAAGCCGGGGGCAGAGCCGCGGCTGCAGGAGCTGTCGGACGCCAGGAGCCACGCCCACGCCGAGCGCCAGCGCAAAGCGCGGTCCATGATCATCCTGCAGGACACGCCACCGCCGCAGCCCGACGGACACGCCGCCGGCGCCTCGCTCCACACCGCCACGCAGACCTCCACACTGTCCCTCCACAGCACCAGCCCCGCCCTCGGACACTCGCCGCTGTCCCGTCGCCGGGGACGACCGATAGAAAACCCGTACGCCAACGTGGGACATCAAGCTGCGCCCAACAAGCCCCAGAGGAGGAAGTCTCCTCTGTtgaaacaacttcctgttgagGAGCAGG GTCTTGGGATCAAAGACGATCCATGCAAACCCGACGGCGGCGGACTGATGAGCCCGAGCCGAGCCGAGCTGTACCAGCAGCAGGTTCTGTCCGAGCGCGCCCGAGTTCAGGGtcgccgctcctctctcttcctgtctgtGGAGGGGGCGGGGTCGGACAGCCAGGCTCCGCCCCTCCTGACCCAGAGCCACTCCATGGACGACCTGGGCGAGCTGCCGCCTCCGGCGCCGGTCCTGTCGCCGTCACCGACGCCGCACACCTTCCTCCACCCACTGACGGGGAAACCTCTAGGTCAAacccattttcattttggggtcacgaatgttcttaaagggccggcgGTATAG